One Drosophila kikkawai strain 14028-0561.14 chromosome 3L, DkikHiC1v2, whole genome shotgun sequence genomic window carries:
- the LOC108073844 gene encoding uncharacterized protein → MSSIKNGQFYVLISSSNKSRKLLRVFQTLTTNRILAAAEEFGIFGRYLVSAEDNVIIADALALQHFIQQGHTIMVVDTLEDHMVRFIKLEEIGESETDEEVAMPLETKEEQLLHLKHISTQLGDVESSLNEFIHHFGPARDKMKLFQSSS, encoded by the exons ATGTCTAGCATTAAGAATGGCCAGTTTTATGTGCTCATTTCGTCGAGCAACAAATCCAGAAAGCTGCTGAGAGTTTTCCAAACCTTGACCACGAATCGTATTTTAGCTGCTG CGGAAGAGTTTGGTATCTTTGGCAGATACTTGGTCAGTGCTGAGGATAATGTCATCATAGCCGATGCCCTGGCCCTCCAGCATTTTATACAGCAAGGACACACCATTATGGTGGTCGATACACTGGAAGATCATATGGTCAGGTTCATTAAGCTGGAGGAAATCGGTGAAAGTGAGACCGATGAGGAGGTGGCCATGCCTCTGGAAACCAAAGAGGAGCAGTTGCTGCACCTTAAACATATCTCGACGCAGCTGGGCGATGTCGAGAGCTCCCTCAATGAGTTTATCCATCACTTTGGTCCTGCTAGGGATAAGATGAAGCTATTCCAATCATCCagctaa
- the LOC108073876 gene encoding uncharacterized protein isoform X1: MAKWHPVFLADPFLKIKTNWRGMKKSALNVNNATDGRLKKNIYGEWLKGRFSAEFSGFSKIMPPIIQLYRRRDFPCRNLHHLQAGDFHVNDEEEDPRQRGVLHTTSCRRHRDRLRSSRHSHLLQGFSTFAAVLVVLLLLIFLGIEMASDPMDVKESSSLWNTALRWVGLEGESISQGKEKDIPESDSCSQQTLDLPHIFRLMGKQVLNQELALGRMERALTGNGRFHSVVLMGPPGVGKTLTVNALKQNFPWPANAHSYSWNTVVSDEVMKFRLVRQFADGLSNCGSNLLIIDNLATCDHGLVPIYNRLIREREGELDRNQRVLVIYVFTLEADMYWEQFELLQQLARDTTIVNFRFFGRDDLRDCLANELRVEQRQLSKEKESVILEKAIENTEVMGCKGLRLQILQHGEHIQKPVVIR, encoded by the exons ATGGCCAAGTGGCATCCAGTTTTTCTAGCTGACCcttttttgaaaatcaaaacaaactgGCGTGGAATGAAGAAATCAGCGCTAAACGTAAACAACGCAACGGACGGgcgcttaaaaaaaaatatatatggggAGTGGTTAAAAGGGAGGTTTTCAGCGGAGTTCTCGGGGTTCTCTAAGA TCATGCCACCCATTATCCAGCTCTATCGGCGCCGGGACTTTCCCTGCCGCAACCTCCATCACCTCCAAGCCGGTGACTTCCATGTAAACGATGAAGAGGAGGATCCCCGCCAGCGTGGCGTCCTACACACCACCAGCTGTCGGCGACATCGCGACCGTCTTCGCTCCAGTCGTCACTCCCACCTCCTTCAAGGATTCTCCACCTTTGCAGctgtgctggtggtgctgctcctcctgatCTTTCTGGGCATAGAGATGGCCAGCGATCCGATGGATGTTAAGGAAAGTTCCAGTCTGTGGAACACCGCCCTGCGATGGGTGGGTCTCGAGGGGGAGAGCATCTCccaaggaaaagaaaaa GACATTCCCGAGAGTGATTCCTGCAGCCAACAAACTCTTGACTTGCCTCACATTTTCCGTCTCATGGGCAAGCAGGTTCTCAACCAGGAGCTGGCTCTGGGTCGCATGGAAAGAGCTCTCACAGGCAATGGGCGTTTTCACTCGGTGGTTTTAATGGGACCTCCAGGCGTGGGGAAAACCCTGACGGTTAATGCTCTCAAACAGAATTTTCCCTGGCCCGCCAATGCCCACTCGTACTCCTGGAACACTGTCGTCTCCGACGAGGTGATGAAGTTCCGTCTGGTCAGGCAGTTTGCCGATGGGCTGTCCAACTGCGGCTCGAATCTGCTGATCATAGACAACCTGGCCACCTGTGACCATGGCCTGGTGCCCATCTACAACCGTTTGATCCGTGAGCGTGAGGGCGAGCTGGATCGCAATCAAAGGGTCCTGGTTATCTACGTTTTCACTCTGGAAGCGGATATGTACTGGGAGCAGTTtgagctgctgcagcaactGGCCAGGGATACGACCATTGTGAATTTTCGGTTCTTTGGCAGGGATGATCTCAGGGATTGCCTGGCCAATGAGCTTCGAGTGGAGCAGCGGCAACTCAGCAAGGAGAAGGAGTCGGTGATCCTGGAGAAGGCCATAGAGAATACCGAGGTAATGGGTTGCAAGGGCTTGCGACTTCAGATCCTGCAACATGGAGAACATATCCAGAAACCTGTCGTCATAAGATAA
- the LOC108073842 gene encoding ketohexokinase translates to MAGHGNRLSWAVGKKRVLCTGSTTIDYVSTVKNFPEEGIHEKAIAGYYLRGGNASNNCTVLRNFGVNVEFFGMLSSQLIFQILIEDMKARGIILDNCPTCDEAPPFASVILTKSLKARTLVSCNRGFPYVSIEDFRKLELGQYGWIHMRALHFDTTMAMLKDIAAYNASRQEGEDKIMVSLEFDLRLDEMFPMLDYCDYAFFSKQLASDNGWTSLENACSQLNERLHMRWGLNLKRPLVIVLWGDQGAGIMDLDGNYTHAPAYKPRKIVDLLGAGDTFVGAFIYAKYIRERSERVCVDFGNRMASYKITRNGYDHITNILYPPGW, encoded by the coding sequence ATGGCTGGTCATGGCAACAGGCTGAGCTGGGCTGTCGGCAAAAAGCGTGTTCTCTGCACAGGCAGCACCACCATTGACTATGTCTCCACTGTAAAAAATTTCCCGGAAGAGGGCATACACGAGAAAGCCATTGCTGGGTATTATCTGCGTGGAGGCAATGCCTCCAACAACTGCACTGTGCTCCGGAATTTTGGGGTCAACGTGGAGTTCTTTGGCATGCTCAGCAGCCAGCTGATATTTCAGATTCTCATAGAAGACATGAAGGCCCGTGGGATTATTTTGGACAATTGCCCCACCTGCGATGAGGCCCCACCCTTTGCCTCTGTGATCCTCACCAAGTCACTGAAGGCCCGAACTTTGGTGAGTTGCAATCGTGGCTTTCCCTATGTCAGCATCGAGGATTTTCGTAAGCTGGAACTGGGTCAGTACGGTTGGATTCACATGAGGGCCTTGCACTTTGACACCACCATGGCGATGCTCAAGGACATAGCAGCCTACAATGCCAGCAGGCAGGAGGGGGAGGATAAGATCATGGTTTCCCTAGAGTTTGATTTGCGTTTGGATGAGATGTTCCCCATGCTTGACTACTGCGACTATGCCTTCTTCTCCAAGCAGCTGGCCTCGGATAATGGCTGGACTTCCCTGGAGAATGCCTGCTCCCAGCTGAACGAGCGCCTGCATATGCGTTGGGGCCTTAACCTAAAGCGTCCACTTGTGATTGTCTTGTGGGGGGATCAGGGTGCTGGGATCATGGATCTTGATGGAAACTATACGCATGCGCCAGCCTACAAGCCGAGGAAGATTGTGGATTTACTGGGAGCGGGCGATACCTTTGTGGGTGCCTTTATCTATGCCAAGTACATCCGGGAGAGATCTGAAAGGGTTTGCGTTGATTTTGGCAATCGAATGGCCAGCTACAAGATCACCAGGAATGGCTATGATCATAtcacaaatatattatatccTCCGGgttggtaa
- the LOC108073884 gene encoding androgen-induced gene 1 protein, with protein MEQRSWTGNPHRAGFLLHLSAALHLGFAIYYDCRYAQLPSLAVELRLEPPIGGKFKYMTFLSGLVHCGYYILALSYDLLRIRVLRQLRDYVMASFVVPLALTVGVTFWTLYAIDRDSIYPPILDLIYPMWLNHTMHSCVVVYALLELGLTRHRYPLRRKAFAGLGAFMAAYLVWIHFLWAMTGIWVYPFLGALAGSLRFLFFVAIVGFGFGYYLMGEWINKVIWGRPSGDRGRSFRG; from the coding sequence ATGGAGCAACGCAGCTGGACTGGAAATCCGCACAGAGCTGGATTCCTGCTGCACCTGTCCGCCGCCTTGCACCTGGGCTTTGCCATCTACTACGACTGCCGCTATGCCCAGCTGCCGTCCTTGGCTGTGGAGCTTCGTTTGGAGCCACCCATTGGGGGCAAGTTCAAGTACATGACCTTCCTCTCCGGACTCGTGCACTGTGGCTACTATATCCTGGCTCTAAGCTATGACCTTCTAAGGATCCGTGTGCTGCGTCAACTGCGGGACTATGTAATGGCCAGCTTTGTGGTACCACTGGCCCTCACGGTGGGTGTGACCTTTTGGACCCTCTATGCCATCGATAGGGATTCTATTTATCCGCCCATCCTGGACCTCATTTACCCCATGTGGCTGAATCACACAATGCACTCGTGTGTGGTGGTCTACGCCTTGCTGGAGCTGGGCCTCACCCGCCACCGGTATCCCTTGAGGAGAAAGGCCTTTGCAGGGCTTGGAGCCTTCATGGCCGCCTACTTGGTGTGGATCCACTTCCTGTGGGCCATGACTGGAATCTGGGTGTATCCCTTCTTGGGGGCCCTGGCGGGTTCCTTGCGGTTCCTTTTCTTTGTGGCGATCGTTGGCTTTGGATTCGGATACTATCTGATGGGGGAATGGATTAACAAAGTGATTTGGGGGCGACCAAGTGGGGATAGAGGAAGGAGTTTTAGAGGGTAA
- the LOC108073843 gene encoding ketohexokinase: MSKWCALSVMKAVLCVGCTEVDYVTTMEKVDFQSTYARTQDGIIRRSGRSSNVSTILRLLGANVELFGVLTRNPMYRIILDDLEQRGIDISHCSFTDESPPFSTIIQERFTRRCTTVYCDKPFPYVTAEDFRKLDLDLYGWVNFEARSPVETCEMIRLVLDHNNGRLEEDRVVISLQIYNSFNQIKDLIAMCDFVFLSKYVAEQQGWNSAREACEGMNDLLRMPRDIKIRRPCFIVPWSNLGAGCMTSDGNYSEVPAHKPKKIVDRVGDSDCFTAGFIYANFVRQRQVIDAVDFANAVASYKLAHVGFDCLGSMKVDSVKLRVHMVEADLVSSDSEDEDDPERHCKKYLFRPFEFREADEASIVTQEEQVLA; the protein is encoded by the coding sequence ATGTCCAAATGGTGTGCTCTTAGCGTTATGAAGGCCGTGCTCTGTGTGGGCTGCACGGAGGTGGACTATGTGACCACCATGGAAAAGGTAGACTTTCAGAGCACTTATGCCCGCACTCAGGATGGCATTATAAGGCGCAGTGGTCGCTCCTCCAATGTGAGCACCATCCTGCGTCTCCTGGGAGCCAATGTGGAGCTTTTTGGCGTGCTCACCCGCAATCCCATGTACCGCATTATCCTAGACGATCTAGAGCAAAGGGGCATTGACATTAGCCACTGCTCCTTTACGGACGAGAGTCCTCCCTTCTCCACCATCATCCAGGAGAGATTTACACGCCGCTGCACTACGGTTTACTGTGACAAGCCCTTTCCTTATGTCACGGCTGAGGATTTCCGGAAGCTGGACCTCGATCTCTACGGCTGGGTGAACTTCGAGGCTCGCTCTCCTGTGGAAACCTGCGAGATGATCCGCCTGGTTCTTGATCACAACAATGGACGCCTTGAAGAGGATCGGGTGGTGATCTCCCTGCAGATCTACAATTCCTTCAACCAGATTAAGGATCTCATAGCAATGTGCGACTTTGTTTTCCTCTCCAAGTATGTAGCCGAGCAGCAGGGCTGGAACTCAGCGCGAGAGGCCTGCGAGGGCATGAATGACCTTTTGAGGATGCCCAGGGACATCAAAATCAGGAGACCTTGCTTTATAGTACCCTGGAGCAATCTCGGGGCTGGTTGCATGACCAGCGATGGCAACTACTCGGAGGTGCCCGCCCACAAGCCCAAGAAGATTGTGGATCGGGTGGGGGACAGTGACTGCTTCACCGCCGGCTTCATCTATGCCAATTTTGTGCGTCAGAGGCAAGTGATCGATGCCGTGGACTTTGCCAATGCCGTGGCTAGTTATAAGCTGGCCCATGTGGGTTTCGATTGCCTGGGCAGCATGAAGGTGGACTCGGTGAAGCTGAGAGTCCACATGGTGGAAGCGGATCTGGTGTCCTCGGATAGTGAGGATGAAGACGATCCGGAACGTCACTGCAAGAAGTATCTGTTCAGACCCTTTGAGTTTCGAGAGGCAGACGAGGCTTCCATAGTCACGCAGGAAGAGCAAGTTCTTGcctag
- the LOC108073876 gene encoding uncharacterized protein isoform X2: MPPIIQLYRRRDFPCRNLHHLQAGDFHVNDEEEDPRQRGVLHTTSCRRHRDRLRSSRHSHLLQGFSTFAAVLVVLLLLIFLGIEMASDPMDVKESSSLWNTALRWVGLEGESISQGKEKDIPESDSCSQQTLDLPHIFRLMGKQVLNQELALGRMERALTGNGRFHSVVLMGPPGVGKTLTVNALKQNFPWPANAHSYSWNTVVSDEVMKFRLVRQFADGLSNCGSNLLIIDNLATCDHGLVPIYNRLIREREGELDRNQRVLVIYVFTLEADMYWEQFELLQQLARDTTIVNFRFFGRDDLRDCLANELRVEQRQLSKEKESVILEKAIENTEVMGCKGLRLQILQHGEHIQKPVVIR; encoded by the exons ATGCCACCCATTATCCAGCTCTATCGGCGCCGGGACTTTCCCTGCCGCAACCTCCATCACCTCCAAGCCGGTGACTTCCATGTAAACGATGAAGAGGAGGATCCCCGCCAGCGTGGCGTCCTACACACCACCAGCTGTCGGCGACATCGCGACCGTCTTCGCTCCAGTCGTCACTCCCACCTCCTTCAAGGATTCTCCACCTTTGCAGctgtgctggtggtgctgctcctcctgatCTTTCTGGGCATAGAGATGGCCAGCGATCCGATGGATGTTAAGGAAAGTTCCAGTCTGTGGAACACCGCCCTGCGATGGGTGGGTCTCGAGGGGGAGAGCATCTCccaaggaaaagaaaaa GACATTCCCGAGAGTGATTCCTGCAGCCAACAAACTCTTGACTTGCCTCACATTTTCCGTCTCATGGGCAAGCAGGTTCTCAACCAGGAGCTGGCTCTGGGTCGCATGGAAAGAGCTCTCACAGGCAATGGGCGTTTTCACTCGGTGGTTTTAATGGGACCTCCAGGCGTGGGGAAAACCCTGACGGTTAATGCTCTCAAACAGAATTTTCCCTGGCCCGCCAATGCCCACTCGTACTCCTGGAACACTGTCGTCTCCGACGAGGTGATGAAGTTCCGTCTGGTCAGGCAGTTTGCCGATGGGCTGTCCAACTGCGGCTCGAATCTGCTGATCATAGACAACCTGGCCACCTGTGACCATGGCCTGGTGCCCATCTACAACCGTTTGATCCGTGAGCGTGAGGGCGAGCTGGATCGCAATCAAAGGGTCCTGGTTATCTACGTTTTCACTCTGGAAGCGGATATGTACTGGGAGCAGTTtgagctgctgcagcaactGGCCAGGGATACGACCATTGTGAATTTTCGGTTCTTTGGCAGGGATGATCTCAGGGATTGCCTGGCCAATGAGCTTCGAGTGGAGCAGCGGCAACTCAGCAAGGAGAAGGAGTCGGTGATCCTGGAGAAGGCCATAGAGAATACCGAGGTAATGGGTTGCAAGGGCTTGCGACTTCAGATCCTGCAACATGGAGAACATATCCAGAAACCTGTCGTCATAAGATAA